The proteins below are encoded in one region of Rubripirellula reticaptiva:
- a CDS encoding sigma-54-dependent transcriptional regulator, translating to MSGATNDEPFRLLVVDDEPNIRSGLAKGLTRVVDVIETAADADEALDKFAKTNFHLVIADVRLNCNMSGIELVQKMLQKRPQTTVIVITAHGTVETAVDAMRAGAFDFIAKPLDLNLVRQQVTKARAHHNLRTENVRLRTELASAGEVSGIIGSSAAMQSVFQQIRQVASTEATVMIQGESGTGKELIARAVHDLSPRSSGPFIAVNLGAVSETLLESELFGHEKGSFSGASRQKPGCFEQAVGGTLFLDEVTEMSPKSQVDLLRVLESQRYTRVGGEEVQVADARIVSATNRTVSMLIDDGTFREDLFYRLNVIPIEVPSLRGRREDIPLLVEHFLKLFCDRHGRSQKQLTTDAVEVMASARWPGNVRQLRNVVERLVVTHTGDTVTASDLPSELTSLGSFSTIANQTLAEAVEKCEKDVITAALAECNFHREKTAKQLGVSIRTLHYKMGRYGLH from the coding sequence GTGAGCGGAGCTACGAATGACGAGCCGTTTCGGTTGCTAGTCGTCGACGACGAGCCCAACATTCGGTCGGGGTTGGCGAAAGGGCTGACCCGAGTGGTCGATGTGATCGAAACCGCCGCCGATGCCGATGAAGCACTCGACAAGTTTGCAAAGACAAACTTTCACCTCGTCATCGCAGACGTGCGATTGAACTGCAACATGTCGGGGATCGAGTTGGTGCAGAAGATGCTGCAGAAGCGTCCCCAGACGACTGTTATCGTGATCACGGCACATGGAACCGTCGAGACGGCCGTCGACGCAATGCGGGCTGGCGCATTCGACTTTATCGCCAAGCCACTGGACTTGAACCTGGTCCGGCAACAAGTCACCAAGGCTCGCGCGCACCACAATTTGCGAACCGAGAACGTGAGACTTCGAACCGAACTGGCTAGCGCCGGCGAAGTGTCGGGAATCATCGGCAGTAGCGCCGCAATGCAGTCGGTTTTCCAACAGATTCGCCAAGTCGCATCGACCGAAGCGACGGTGATGATCCAAGGTGAAAGCGGCACTGGCAAGGAATTGATCGCCCGCGCGGTGCACGATCTGTCGCCTCGCAGTAGCGGCCCGTTCATTGCCGTGAACTTGGGCGCTGTGTCGGAAACGTTGCTAGAAAGCGAACTTTTCGGTCACGAGAAAGGATCGTTCAGCGGCGCGTCTCGTCAAAAGCCTGGTTGTTTTGAACAGGCGGTTGGCGGAACCTTGTTTTTAGACGAAGTGACGGAAATGTCGCCCAAAAGCCAAGTGGACTTGTTGCGAGTCCTGGAATCGCAGCGTTACACGCGTGTTGGCGGCGAAGAAGTTCAAGTCGCGGACGCGCGGATCGTATCGGCCACCAACCGCACTGTTTCGATGTTGATCGACGACGGGACTTTCCGCGAGGATCTGTTTTATCGATTGAATGTGATTCCCATCGAAGTCCCTAGCCTTCGTGGTCGCCGCGAAGACATCCCGTTGTTGGTCGAACACTTTTTAAAACTGTTTTGCGATCGGCACGGTCGATCGCAAAAGCAATTGACGACCGACGCCGTGGAAGTGATGGCGTCCGCACGATGGCCTGGTAATGTTCGTCAACTTCGTAACGTTGTCGAACGCTTGGTCGTGACTCACACCGGTGACACGGTCACGGCGTCCGACTTGCCGTCCGAACTGACTTCCCTGGGCAGTTTTTCAACGATTGCCAACCAAACGTTGGCCGAAGCCGTCGAGAAGTGCGAGAAGGACGTGATCACGGCAGCTCTAGCGGAATGTAACTTTCATCGCGAGAAAACCGCTAAACAACTGGGGGTCAGCATTCGCACGTTGCATTACAAAATGGGCAGATACGGGCTGCACTAA
- a CDS encoding two-component system sensor histidine kinase NtrB, whose protein sequence is MFPDSPSQDRSSVRWFAVGLATLSLIALSVTSWILWTVKREQELVADLIRHLPPSDMAAAQELSGDLRSQLGLTILLVVNLVATAIAFTWLVRGYLNSERSLRDVRVLSADILASMDAGVITTDRDGNLTSINPSGRELVNLAGDEMGRPLTDLGSGHELLAKIQAEVSEHHQRIRDRDYVIVGNGQSKTLRAGCTLLRNQSGSEIGTVLHVRDVTQKSLMEDQLRRMERYMGLGALAAGLQHEIKNPLSAMSLHIQLLCEWQSEGAAGPERDKDVNETLEILRSEMKRINDVLDGFRNYASTTHLGRTEVDVPAMIEKLVRLLRPQAESQNVAIAMDLPTKSLGIVQGDSVRLEQVILNLALNAIAAMPNGGELKFKVDRSDDSLRIAVSDTGHGIPQEIRSQIFDPYFTTRGGGTGMGLALCDKIIQQHSGSIDVRTGPDGTEFTVFLPMEEVL, encoded by the coding sequence ATGTTTCCCGATAGCCCCAGTCAAGATCGATCGAGTGTCCGTTGGTTTGCCGTTGGTTTGGCAACCCTTAGCCTGATTGCGTTGTCGGTCACGTCATGGATTTTATGGACGGTCAAGCGTGAGCAAGAATTGGTCGCCGATTTGATCCGGCACCTGCCGCCGAGCGACATGGCGGCCGCTCAAGAGTTGTCTGGCGATCTGCGGTCGCAGCTTGGTCTGACCATTCTGTTGGTCGTCAACTTGGTCGCCACTGCGATCGCGTTCACATGGTTGGTGCGCGGCTACTTGAACAGCGAGCGTTCGCTGCGCGACGTGCGGGTGCTGTCAGCAGATATTTTGGCCAGTATGGATGCGGGCGTCATCACGACCGATCGCGACGGCAATCTAACCAGCATCAACCCCAGCGGACGCGAACTCGTCAATTTGGCGGGTGATGAAATGGGGCGTCCGCTCACTGATCTGGGCAGTGGCCACGAGTTATTGGCGAAAATTCAGGCAGAAGTTAGCGAGCATCATCAACGAATTCGCGATCGCGATTATGTCATCGTAGGCAATGGGCAATCAAAAACGTTGCGAGCTGGTTGTACGTTGCTGCGAAATCAAAGTGGCAGCGAAATCGGAACCGTGTTACACGTGCGAGATGTGACGCAAAAGTCGCTGATGGAGGACCAACTGCGGCGTATGGAGCGTTACATGGGATTGGGCGCGTTGGCCGCTGGATTGCAGCATGAAATCAAGAACCCGCTTAGCGCCATGTCGCTGCACATTCAATTGCTTTGCGAATGGCAAAGCGAAGGTGCGGCGGGGCCCGAGCGAGACAAGGACGTCAACGAAACGCTTGAGATCTTGCGATCGGAGATGAAGCGGATCAACGATGTGCTTGACGGATTTCGAAATTATGCCTCGACGACTCATTTGGGCCGAACCGAGGTCGACGTGCCCGCGATGATTGAAAAGCTTGTACGCTTGCTGCGTCCGCAAGCTGAATCGCAAAACGTCGCCATTGCCATGGATCTGCCCACCAAGTCGCTTGGTATCGTTCAAGGTGACTCGGTCCGATTGGAACAAGTCATACTGAATCTTGCCCTGAACGCGATCGCGGCGATGCCCAATGGCGGTGAATTGAAATTTAAAGTTGATCGTAGCGACGACTCGTTGCGGATCGCAGTGTCTGATACCGGACACGGAATCCCGCAAGAAATTCGTTCGCAGATTTTTGATCCCTACTTCACCACTCGCGGCGGCGGCACCGGAATGGGCCTCGCCCTGTGCGACAAGATTATCCAACAACACAGCGGCAGCATTGACGTGCGAACCGGTCCCGACGGAACCGAGTTCACCGTGTTTCTACCGATGGAGGAAGTTCTGTGA
- a CDS encoding circularly permuted type 2 ATP-grasp protein: MVPSNSQSQSQSQNSDPVDASPNTTSGSTHAPQLAGYQCDGFFDEMVDQQTTARPDAELLVDLINRMPPGELLRRQNAIERSLYQMGITFTVYSDEAGTEKIMPFDVVPRTISAMLWQHIDAGLKQRIKALNMFLSDVYGDQNIINDGIIPRDIVESAPSFLPECMGLKPPRDVWCHITGTDLVRDNSGAVYVLEDNLRCPSGVSYVLQNRHVMKRNFPQVFSGSRVRPVNDYPSRLYSMLQAIAPAGVTNPTIAVLTPGVYNSAYYEHSYLAQQMGVELVEGRDLVVKNKHVYMLTTVGLQKVDVIYRRVDDTFIDPKTFRKDSCLGVAGLMDAYRAGNVSLANAPGTGVADDKVVYAYVPAMIKYYLGEEAILANVPTYICQRDEDRKFVLANLDKLVVKAAGESGGYGILIGPHASPEERAEFAEKIRLDPRNYIAQPTLQLSRVPTLANGILEGRHVDLRPYILCSGQDDIWVMPGGLTRVALKKGSLVVNSSQGGGSKDTWVTAEAGQEVAVDWQNE; encoded by the coding sequence ATGGTGCCCTCAAACTCACAGTCGCAATCGCAATCGCAGAACAGCGACCCAGTTGACGCGTCTCCCAACACAACAAGCGGCTCGACCCATGCACCCCAGCTGGCTGGGTATCAGTGCGATGGCTTCTTTGACGAAATGGTCGACCAGCAAACGACGGCCCGCCCCGACGCTGAATTACTAGTTGATCTGATCAACCGTATGCCGCCCGGCGAGCTGCTGCGGCGACAAAATGCGATCGAGCGATCGTTGTATCAAATGGGGATCACGTTCACGGTTTACAGCGACGAAGCCGGAACCGAAAAGATCATGCCCTTCGATGTCGTTCCGCGAACGATCTCGGCAATGCTTTGGCAGCACATTGACGCTGGCTTGAAACAGCGAATCAAAGCGCTCAACATGTTTTTGTCAGACGTCTACGGTGACCAAAACATTATCAATGACGGGATCATTCCTCGCGACATCGTTGAATCTGCGCCTTCGTTTTTGCCGGAGTGCATGGGGTTGAAGCCGCCTCGTGACGTATGGTGCCACATCACGGGTACCGATTTGGTGCGAGACAATTCCGGCGCGGTCTATGTGCTCGAGGACAACCTGCGTTGCCCATCGGGAGTTTCTTACGTGCTGCAGAACCGGCACGTCATGAAAAGAAACTTCCCACAAGTGTTTAGCGGATCTCGAGTTCGTCCGGTCAACGATTATCCTTCGCGTTTGTACAGCATGCTGCAAGCGATCGCGCCGGCGGGAGTCACCAATCCGACGATCGCTGTGCTGACACCCGGTGTTTACAACAGCGCCTATTACGAGCACTCGTACCTAGCCCAACAGATGGGCGTCGAGCTTGTCGAAGGTCGCGATTTGGTGGTCAAAAACAAACACGTCTACATGCTAACGACGGTTGGTTTGCAGAAGGTCGACGTGATCTATCGACGCGTCGACGACACGTTCATCGATCCCAAAACGTTCCGCAAAGATTCATGCTTGGGCGTCGCTGGCCTGATGGATGCGTACCGAGCCGGAAACGTTTCACTTGCCAACGCTCCCGGTACTGGCGTCGCGGACGACAAGGTTGTCTACGCCTACGTGCCGGCGATGATCAAGTACTACCTGGGCGAAGAAGCGATCCTGGCGAACGTTCCCACCTACATTTGCCAGCGTGATGAAGACCGCAAGTTCGTCCTCGCGAATTTGGACAAATTGGTCGTCAAAGCGGCAGGCGAATCGGGTGGCTACGGAATCCTGATCGGACCTCATGCGTCACCTGAGGAGCGGGCCGAGTTTGCTGAGAAGATTCGTCTCGATCCACGTAACTATATCGCTCAACCAACGCTTCAATTGTCACGCGTCCCGACGCTTGCCAACGGCATTCTGGAAGGCCGACATGTCGACTTGCGACCGTACATTCTGTGCAGCGGGCAGGACGACATCTGGGTGATGCCAGGTGGCTTGACCCGTGTTGCTCTGAAGAAAGGCTCGCTCGTCGTCAACTCTTCGCAAGGCGGAGGCAGCAAGGACACCTGGGTCACGGCCGAAGCAGGACAAGAAGTCGCCGTCGATTGGCAGAACGAATAG
- a CDS encoding alpha-E domain-containing protein codes for MLSRVAESIYWMSRQMERAENLARFLEVTLHLTLDQPDSLVDPWGPLVQITGDNEWFHDKYGTPNQQSVVNFLAFDTDYHSSMLTCLRAARENAKSVRETLSSEAFEQINQFYHFVCDSSASQITDPTAAFFDNVRDYSLLWSGILDSTMSHDQCWHFANVGRLLERADKTTRILDVKYFNLLPNVSDVGTAIDDLQWSALLLAISGFEAYRREHHLMNIEKVVSFFLFHQTFPRSARSCVAGAHWSLGEIEKCSSTELRGEAIQQIEALKHRLTESQVKEVLAGGMHQFIDLVQIELNQIGESLTYDYFNVARPS; via the coding sequence ATGTTAAGTCGCGTCGCCGAATCGATCTATTGGATGAGCCGCCAAATGGAACGGGCCGAAAACTTGGCTCGGTTCTTGGAAGTCACCTTGCACCTAACGCTCGACCAACCCGATTCGTTGGTCGATCCTTGGGGGCCGCTGGTGCAAATCACCGGCGACAACGAGTGGTTCCACGACAAGTATGGCACGCCGAATCAGCAAAGCGTCGTGAACTTCTTGGCGTTCGACACGGACTACCATTCGTCGATGTTGACATGTCTTCGTGCAGCACGCGAAAACGCAAAAAGCGTTCGCGAAACGCTGTCGAGCGAGGCGTTTGAACAGATCAACCAGTTCTATCACTTCGTCTGCGATTCGAGCGCATCGCAAATCACCGACCCTACCGCTGCATTCTTCGACAATGTCCGCGACTACTCGTTGTTGTGGTCAGGCATCCTGGATAGCACGATGTCGCACGATCAGTGCTGGCACTTTGCCAACGTCGGACGACTGCTCGAACGGGCCGATAAGACGACGCGAATTTTGGATGTGAAGTACTTCAATCTGTTGCCCAATGTTTCGGACGTCGGAACCGCGATCGATGATCTGCAGTGGTCCGCGCTGCTGTTGGCGATCAGCGGCTTCGAAGCTTATCGCCGCGAACACCACTTGATGAACATCGAAAAAGTGGTTTCGTTCTTTCTGTTTCACCAAACGTTCCCCCGATCAGCAAGATCCTGTGTGGCCGGCGCCCACTGGTCACTTGGCGAAATCGAAAAGTGTTCCAGCACCGAACTTCGCGGCGAAGCGATCCAACAAATCGAAGCACTCAAGCATCGATTGACCGAAAGCCAGGTCAAAGAAGTTCTGGCGGGCGGAATGCACCAGTTCATCGACTTGGTTCAGATCGAATTGAACCAGATCGGCGAGTCTCTTACATACGATTATTTCAACGTAGCTAGGCCTTCATGA
- a CDS encoding transglutaminase family protein, with translation MTIRVALHHETRYQYPRPITVGPQLVRLKPAYHGRTSIEAYDIRVSPDEHFCNWQQDPFANPIARYVFEKPTDHFSVTVDLVADMTVINPFDFFVEDAADCWPFEYDPDLKQQLLPYLVKGPMTPKLAEWVDGMPKKTDRIIDYLVEVNGLAQKRVKYNIRLEPGMQTPEETLTKNSGSCRDSAWMLVESFRQAGLAARFVSGYLIQLTADEPPIPEADGSVAPSGPVEDFCDLHAWTEVFLPGAGWVGLDPTSGLFAGEGHIPLACTPSYTGAAPISGGHEACDVEFHHEMKVTRVYETPRVTKPYCDEQWNRIMSVGDDVDAMLEEGDVRLTVGGEPTFVSIDNMDDPQWNSEAVGEEKRVLSNVLLLRMRDRLAPGSMLHYGQGKWYPGEPLPRWALTCIWRKDGEPIWKNQDYIADEGTDYGHTPDDAKKFVSHLATELNINAKMSVPVYEDVFHYLWREDRLPVDIDPTDPKLDDPHERAMMMRTFTNGLSKPVGYVLPVRRAWWQAKAGWISGRLPVRSDKLYLIPGESPIGLRLPLAALPASYSANAPFYTAPADPFAQRNPLPSMPRGNEPVVRQTGSVDNASDPGGVINEQELDEGKPDDLESGEEIVGTAICVECRFGRLHIFMPPTQRLEDYLDLVDAIESTCEALKVPVVLEGYLPPPDDRVEYFKVTPDPGVIEVNTQPTATWKDLVDQTESLYHDARMSRLGAEKFDLDGRHTGTGGGSHVVLGGASPSESPFIRRPDLLASIIRFWHNHPALSFMFSSRFIGPTSQAPRMDESRRDAVYEMEIAMKQLDKIGAYQPPWMVDRLFRDLLTDLTGNTHRAEICVDKLYSPDSSTGRLGLVEFRGFEMPPNSRMNLAQQLLIRAAVAVFWKKPYREPLANWGTSLYDRYMLPHFIWQDLCKLIGDLNREGVELESSWFAPHHEFRFQKLGEVSMKDVKLQLRNAIEPWYVMGEEPAAGGTARYVDSSLERLEVLIDGFDPSKMAVLCNGVAIPMHPTGTQSQAVAGVKYRAWQPPRCLHPTIGIHTPLQFDVVERSSGMSIGGCRYHAVHPGGLSHAAFPINANEAESRRASRFQAGTMTGGVIEIPEPTIPTGSTEYAVTLDMRTAF, from the coding sequence ATGACCATTCGCGTCGCTCTGCATCACGAAACCCGTTATCAATACCCGCGTCCGATCACCGTTGGGCCGCAACTGGTGCGTTTGAAACCGGCCTATCACGGTCGAACTAGCATCGAAGCGTACGACATCCGTGTCTCGCCCGACGAGCACTTTTGCAATTGGCAACAGGACCCGTTTGCCAACCCGATCGCGCGATACGTGTTCGAAAAGCCAACCGATCACTTCTCGGTGACCGTCGATCTAGTCGCCGACATGACGGTGATCAATCCGTTCGATTTCTTTGTCGAAGACGCCGCCGATTGCTGGCCCTTTGAATACGATCCCGATCTGAAGCAGCAGTTGTTGCCGTACTTGGTCAAAGGACCAATGACGCCCAAGCTTGCTGAGTGGGTTGATGGGATGCCAAAAAAGACCGATCGCATCATCGACTATTTGGTAGAAGTCAACGGCCTTGCGCAGAAACGAGTCAAATACAACATTCGCCTTGAGCCGGGCATGCAGACGCCCGAAGAAACACTGACCAAGAACAGCGGTTCTTGTCGAGACTCGGCGTGGATGCTGGTCGAATCGTTCCGGCAAGCCGGACTAGCCGCTCGGTTCGTGTCGGGTTATCTGATTCAATTGACTGCTGATGAGCCACCGATTCCCGAAGCGGACGGCAGTGTGGCGCCCTCCGGTCCAGTCGAAGATTTCTGTGACTTGCACGCTTGGACCGAAGTCTTCTTGCCGGGCGCAGGCTGGGTCGGACTGGACCCCACCAGCGGTTTGTTCGCTGGCGAAGGACACATTCCGCTTGCGTGTACTCCGTCTTACACAGGCGCCGCGCCGATTTCGGGTGGCCACGAAGCTTGCGACGTCGAGTTCCACCACGAGATGAAGGTCACGCGAGTCTACGAGACGCCGCGAGTGACGAAGCCTTACTGTGATGAACAGTGGAACCGAATCATGTCGGTTGGCGACGATGTGGATGCGATGCTTGAAGAGGGCGACGTGCGTTTGACGGTCGGTGGTGAACCCACATTTGTGTCGATCGACAACATGGACGATCCCCAGTGGAACAGCGAAGCGGTGGGCGAAGAAAAACGCGTGCTCAGCAACGTGCTGTTGCTGCGCATGCGGGATCGCTTGGCTCCCGGGTCGATGCTGCACTACGGGCAAGGAAAGTGGTACCCCGGCGAACCGCTGCCACGTTGGGCGCTGACCTGCATCTGGCGAAAAGACGGCGAACCCATCTGGAAGAACCAGGACTACATCGCCGACGAAGGCACCGACTACGGTCACACGCCCGACGATGCCAAGAAATTTGTAAGTCACTTGGCAACCGAACTAAACATCAACGCCAAGATGTCGGTTCCGGTCTACGAAGACGTTTTTCATTACCTGTGGCGTGAAGACCGACTGCCCGTCGACATCGATCCAACCGATCCCAAGTTGGACGATCCGCACGAACGCGCGATGATGATGCGCACGTTCACCAACGGACTTAGCAAACCTGTCGGTTATGTCCTGCCAGTTCGCCGCGCATGGTGGCAAGCCAAAGCGGGTTGGATTAGCGGCCGGTTGCCCGTACGCAGCGACAAACTGTATTTGATTCCCGGTGAATCGCCGATCGGATTGCGTTTGCCTCTGGCCGCACTACCAGCGTCCTATTCCGCCAACGCTCCTTTCTATACGGCACCCGCCGACCCGTTTGCCCAGCGTAACCCGCTGCCCTCGATGCCTCGTGGAAACGAACCAGTGGTTCGGCAAACAGGTTCGGTCGATAACGCCAGCGATCCCGGTGGCGTGATCAACGAACAGGAACTCGACGAAGGCAAACCTGACGATCTGGAATCCGGCGAAGAAATCGTCGGAACGGCCATTTGCGTCGAATGTCGCTTTGGACGCTTGCACATCTTCATGCCGCCAACACAGCGTCTGGAGGACTATCTCGACCTCGTCGACGCGATCGAATCGACATGCGAAGCCCTGAAGGTGCCGGTCGTGTTAGAAGGCTATTTGCCGCCACCCGACGACCGCGTCGAATACTTCAAAGTGACGCCGGACCCAGGCGTAATCGAAGTCAACACACAGCCAACGGCGACGTGGAAAGACCTCGTCGACCAAACGGAATCCCTGTACCACGATGCTCGGATGAGTCGTTTGGGCGCCGAAAAGTTCGACCTGGACGGACGACACACCGGGACCGGCGGTGGCAGCCACGTGGTGCTTGGCGGTGCTTCGCCATCGGAAAGCCCGTTCATTCGTCGCCCCGACTTGTTGGCCAGTATCATCCGGTTCTGGCACAACCACCCGGCGCTGTCGTTCATGTTCAGCAGCCGATTCATTGGACCGACCAGCCAAGCACCACGGATGGACGAGTCACGCCGCGACGCGGTGTACGAGATGGAAATCGCGATGAAGCAATTGGACAAAATTGGTGCCTACCAACCGCCTTGGATGGTCGACCGATTGTTCCGCGATCTGCTGACGGACTTGACCGGCAATACGCACCGCGCTGAAATCTGTGTCGACAAACTCTATTCGCCCGACTCATCAACTGGACGATTGGGATTGGTCGAGTTTCGTGGCTTCGAGATGCCACCAAATTCGCGTATGAACCTGGCACAACAGCTGTTGATTCGAGCCGCAGTGGCCGTGTTTTGGAAGAAACCGTATCGCGAACCTTTGGCGAACTGGGGCACGTCGCTTTACGACCGCTACATGCTGCCGCATTTCATCTGGCAAGACCTATGCAAGCTGATCGGTGATCTTAATCGCGAAGGCGTCGAGTTGGAATCAAGCTGGTTTGCTCCGCACCACGAGTTTCGTTTCCAGAAACTCGGCGAGGTGTCGATGAAAGACGTCAAGCTGCAGCTTCGCAACGCGATCGAACCTTGGTACGTGATGGGCGAAGAACCTGCCGCAGGCGGTACAGCTCGCTATGTCGATTCGTCACTGGAACGTCTGGAGGTCCTGATCGACGGTTTCGATCCATCGAAGATGGCAGTGCTGTGCAACGGAGTTGCGATTCCAATGCACCCCACGGGAACACAGTCGCAAGCGGTCGCGGGTGTAAAGTATCGCGCCTGGCAACCACCGCGCTGCCTGCACCCAACCATCGGGATCCACACACCGCTGCAATTCGACGTCGTCGAACGATCCAGCGGAATGTCGATCGGCGGCTGCCGCTACCACGCGGTCCATCCTGGCGGACTGTCACACGCGGCATTCCCGATCAACGCCAACGAAGCCGAATCGCGACGCGCATCACGCTTCCAAGCCGGAACCATGACCGGCGGAGTGATCGAGATTCCCGAACCAACGATCCCCACCGGCTCAACCGAGTACGCCGTAACCCTCGACATGCGAACCGCGTTCTAG
- a CDS encoding right-handed parallel beta-helix repeat-containing protein has translation MRFLKNERYGYLLALITVCVGIAVAVDDVHAADFYVSPQGSDAWAGTLPDPDQSGGNGPFATLQRARDAVRELGTPSKSVLVHVRGGTYRLSETVVFGLEDSPQGDSTITYAAYPGETPVFSSGKEIAGWKKVTAALPGLPDAAKGNVWMADVSDRFFTLYDSEGLLPRARSEGFIPLGGGSRNELHFPAGRLKNWPNVADVEIIVRPHHAWISNVLPLVSVDEKKQMAKTSIDATYAMNKLHFLPTVESCWVENALEELDEPGEWVLNTKEGKVYLWPRNESTVVSPQLTELIRIEGQIDKEGPKDTPARNLCFRGLTFMHGERYQLTADDAGLQHDWDMHDKANALVRLRGAENCVIQQCHFAHSGSGAIRVDLHGQNNKISGNHIEHMGGAGILLCGYGPGTKDVNRNNLVVNNHIHHMGLIYLHSAGIMVWQSGQNRVANNLVHHMPYCGMIVSGFMSHFFAKNGRELCRTIRKHEVGELPKNPSPEDVKPFLHSTENQIEYNEIHNVMETMGDGNGIYIRGAGAGNVIRRNYIHHLVTPMLMQAAIRTDGGQRDTLIAENLIYKCMAQGIILKLNNRAENNIVVDVLAPPRGYYMSLREGPLSDAVIKRNVFYSVNKDSVFIDELAPGNKRKTEDSRGRELARSMDADTDYNIYFCATDPDVSNQMLKKQQADGVDANSQSVDPLFVDPENGDFRFKPNSPALKMGILPIDLSKIGLIGNEDN, from the coding sequence GGTACCTTGCCGGATCCGGATCAAAGCGGCGGCAATGGGCCGTTCGCAACCTTGCAGCGGGCGCGTGACGCGGTGCGAGAATTAGGGACGCCATCGAAAAGCGTCTTGGTTCACGTTCGCGGTGGAACCTACCGGCTCAGCGAAACAGTGGTGTTTGGTCTGGAAGATTCGCCACAGGGCGACTCGACGATCACCTACGCGGCGTATCCTGGCGAGACGCCAGTTTTTAGCTCGGGCAAGGAGATCGCGGGCTGGAAGAAAGTCACCGCGGCGTTGCCAGGACTACCTGATGCTGCAAAGGGTAACGTTTGGATGGCCGATGTCTCGGATCGGTTCTTCACGCTTTACGATTCGGAAGGATTGCTTCCGCGCGCCCGATCCGAAGGGTTTATCCCGCTCGGTGGCGGCAGTCGAAACGAGCTTCACTTTCCCGCAGGTCGATTGAAGAATTGGCCAAACGTAGCAGACGTAGAGATTATCGTCCGGCCGCACCATGCCTGGATCTCGAATGTGCTGCCGTTGGTTTCGGTCGATGAAAAGAAGCAAATGGCGAAAACGTCGATCGATGCGACGTACGCGATGAACAAGCTGCACTTTCTGCCGACCGTCGAATCTTGTTGGGTGGAGAACGCGTTGGAGGAACTCGACGAGCCGGGTGAATGGGTTCTCAACACAAAGGAAGGCAAGGTCTACCTCTGGCCTCGTAACGAATCCACTGTCGTATCGCCTCAATTAACCGAACTGATTCGCATCGAGGGCCAAATCGACAAGGAAGGTCCGAAAGACACCCCAGCGCGCAATCTGTGCTTTCGTGGTCTGACGTTCATGCATGGCGAGCGTTACCAGTTGACCGCTGACGATGCCGGGCTGCAGCATGATTGGGACATGCACGACAAGGCCAACGCGTTGGTTCGTCTGCGTGGGGCGGAAAACTGCGTGATCCAACAATGTCACTTTGCCCACAGCGGAAGCGGAGCGATTCGCGTGGATCTGCATGGCCAGAACAACAAGATCTCCGGCAACCACATCGAGCACATGGGCGGCGCCGGCATTTTGCTTTGCGGTTACGGTCCGGGAACCAAGGATGTGAATCGAAACAATCTGGTCGTCAACAACCACATTCATCACATGGGACTGATCTACCTGCATTCGGCTGGCATCATGGTCTGGCAGAGCGGCCAGAATCGTGTGGCGAACAATCTGGTCCACCACATGCCGTACTGTGGAATGATCGTGTCTGGTTTCATGAGCCATTTTTTCGCCAAAAATGGCCGCGAGCTTTGCCGAACCATTCGGAAACACGAAGTCGGTGAACTGCCCAAGAATCCATCGCCGGAAGACGTTAAACCGTTTCTCCACTCGACTGAAAACCAGATCGAATACAACGAGATTCACAACGTGATGGAAACGATGGGCGACGGCAACGGAATCTACATTCGTGGTGCTGGTGCCGGGAATGTCATCCGTCGCAACTACATCCATCACTTGGTCACGCCGATGCTGATGCAAGCGGCGATCCGAACCGATGGAGGTCAACGAGACACGCTGATCGCTGAGAACTTGATCTACAAGTGCATGGCGCAAGGGATCATTTTGAAACTGAACAATCGTGCCGAGAACAATATCGTTGTTGACGTGCTTGCGCCTCCGCGAGGTTACTACATGTCGCTACGAGAAGGTCCTCTGTCGGACGCTGTGATCAAGCGAAATGTTTTCTATTCGGTCAACAAGGACTCGGTGTTCATCGATGAGTTGGCTCCAGGAAACAAGCGAAAAACGGAGGATAGCCGAGGACGCGAGTTGGCGAGGTCCATGGATGCTGATACCGACTACAACATCTACTTCTGTGCAACAGATCCGGACGTGAGCAACCAGATGCTAAAGAAGCAGCAAGCCGACGGCGTCGACGCCAACAGCCAGTCAGTCGACCCACTGTTCGTCGACCCCGAAAACGGAGACTTCCGATTCAAACCCAACTCGCCGGCACTAAAGATGGGCATCCTCCCCATCGACCTATCCAAAATCGGCCTAATCGGCAATGAGGACAATTGA